A single genomic interval of Thermovibrio guaymasensis harbors:
- the pheS gene encoding phenylalanine--tRNA ligase subunit alpha, which produces MIDKLKEEFTDKLKNVSNLEELEQLRVEYIGRKGKVTELLKKIPSLPPEERKEFGKACNQLKREIETLIKEKGKELKEKGKAEKLRKERIDITLPGRKRGLGALHPVTRTLKEIVRIFTSMGFSIAEGPEIETDFYNFEALNIPKGHPAREMQDTFYISEDVVLRTHTSPVQIRVMEKNSPPIQIIAPGKVYRKDADVTHTPMFHQVEGLMVDQKVTFADLKGVLEVFLREVFGSDTKVRFRPSYFPFTEPSAEVDIGCVICGGKGCKVCKGTGWLEILGCGMVDPAVFKAVGINPEVYQGFAFGMGVERIAMLKYGIDDLRLFFENDVRFLRQFRGE; this is translated from the coding sequence ATGATTGATAAGCTTAAAGAGGAGTTTACCGATAAGCTTAAAAATGTTTCAAACCTTGAAGAGTTAGAACAGTTAAGGGTTGAATACATCGGAAGGAAAGGAAAGGTCACAGAGCTCCTTAAGAAGATTCCTTCCTTACCTCCTGAGGAGAGGAAAGAGTTTGGAAAAGCGTGCAACCAGCTAAAAAGGGAGATAGAAACCTTAATAAAGGAAAAGGGAAAAGAACTTAAAGAGAAGGGAAAGGCTGAGAAGTTAAGAAAGGAGAGGATAGATATAACACTCCCTGGAAGGAAGAGAGGATTAGGAGCTCTCCACCCAGTAACGAGGACTTTAAAAGAGATAGTAAGGATATTTACGAGTATGGGATTCTCAATAGCAGAAGGCCCAGAGATAGAGACGGACTTTTACAACTTTGAGGCCCTCAACATACCCAAAGGACACCCTGCAAGGGAGATGCAGGATACCTTCTACATTTCAGAGGATGTAGTTCTGAGAACCCACACCTCCCCCGTCCAAATAAGGGTAATGGAGAAGAACTCTCCTCCAATTCAGATAATCGCCCCCGGAAAAGTTTACAGGAAGGACGCCGACGTAACGCATACGCCGATGTTTCATCAGGTTGAAGGCTTAATGGTTGATCAAAAAGTTACATTTGCAGACTTAAAAGGCGTTTTAGAGGTCTTCTTAAGGGAGGTCTTTGGCTCAGATACGAAAGTCCGATTTAGACCGTCCTACTTCCCCTTTACCGAACCCAGCGCAGAAGTTGACATCGGATGCGTAATATGTGGAGGAAAGGGCTGTAAGGTCTGTAAAGGAACTGGTTGGCTTGAGATATTAGGTTGTGGAATGGTAGACCCAGCAGTCTTCAAGGCAGTTGGTATAAACCCTGAGGTTTACCAGGGCTTTGCCTTTGGAATGGGAGTTGAGAGAATTGCCATGCTCAAGTACGGTATTGACGATTTAAGGCTCTTCTTTGAAAACGACGTTAGATTTTTAAGACAGTTCAGGGGTGAGTAA